In a genomic window of Candidatus Margulisiibacteriota bacterium:
- a CDS encoding ABC transporter permease, with product MALIELRGISKTYCIGNAPKVVALDNVDLKIEPGEFVAIMGASGSGKSTLLAILGLLDRSDTGSYKLAGSEVSKLSDKESAMLRNKFFGFIFQMFNLLPRLNVLTNVMLPFIYAQSRSSGDEKKVREVLARIGMSDRLHHLPTELSGGQQQRAAIARALANKPLVILADEPTGNLDSKSTEEIMELLGELNREGNTILMITHNPELTEKVSRVIVLKDGRIIKDEKKGRQQASDAASPANITSKLKRGRIISFESVKDYVLEALSIFKTNKLRTFLSILGILIGVAAVIAMLAIGLGAQKQVEKSLASLGKNVLMVRTSFRSGGISAGTDSVTRFRFEDLTALQKLHSVARAVPYATGRVQAVHSARNWRTSLTGTNTDYQQVRDSFPASGRFFTQNEIASRAKVAVIGKTVASELFPQEDPVGKYIRINRINFEVIGILPEKGVAGFRNSDDQIVVPVTTAMYRVLGVDYINYFDVQVSDAELIPEAQEEITALIVKNHRLQESQSDQIEVRNMADIQKAASEMIRTFALLLGAIAAVSLLVGGIGIMNIMLVMVMERTREIGLRKALGAQNTDIMLQFLVEGILICLIGGLLGIAFGAGISWLVAYFLGWTIFISMDSVLLAFVFSVLTGLIFSLWPAWRASNLLPVIALRYE from the coding sequence ATGGCGCTAATTGAACTAAGAGGGATCTCCAAAACCTACTGCATAGGCAACGCTCCCAAAGTGGTTGCCCTTGACAATGTAGACCTGAAGATAGAACCCGGGGAATTCGTCGCCATAATGGGCGCCTCCGGCTCCGGAAAATCGACACTGCTTGCCATTTTAGGGCTTCTTGACCGCTCGGACACAGGTTCTTACAAATTGGCCGGCTCCGAGGTCTCAAAGCTTTCCGACAAAGAATCTGCGATGCTGCGCAACAAGTTTTTCGGTTTCATCTTTCAGATGTTCAATCTCCTGCCCCGACTCAATGTTCTGACAAATGTCATGCTTCCATTTATCTACGCCCAGAGCAGGTCCTCCGGGGACGAAAAAAAGGTCAGGGAGGTCCTTGCACGGATAGGCATGTCGGACAGGCTCCACCACCTTCCGACAGAGCTCTCTGGAGGCCAGCAGCAGAGGGCTGCCATAGCTAGAGCGCTGGCTAACAAACCTCTTGTGATACTGGCCGATGAGCCTACCGGAAACCTTGATTCAAAGTCAACCGAAGAGATAATGGAACTTCTGGGCGAGCTCAACCGGGAAGGCAACACCATCCTCATGATAACCCATAACCCGGAATTGACGGAAAAAGTAAGCAGAGTCATCGTGCTTAAGGACGGAAGAATAATAAAAGATGAAAAAAAAGGCCGCCAGCAGGCTTCTGATGCGGCCTCCCCGGCTAACATAACTTCAAAGCTCAAAAGAGGACGCATAATCAGTTTTGAATCGGTAAAAGACTATGTACTGGAGGCCCTGTCCATTTTCAAGACCAATAAACTCAGGACCTTCCTTTCTATCCTCGGCATCCTGATAGGAGTTGCGGCCGTAATTGCAATGCTTGCCATCGGGCTCGGCGCTCAAAAGCAGGTGGAAAAAAGCCTTGCCTCCCTTGGCAAGAATGTCCTTATGGTGCGAACATCATTCCGGTCTGGGGGGATCTCGGCAGGAACCGATTCCGTAACCAGGTTCAGGTTCGAGGACCTTACCGCGCTTCAAAAGCTGCATTCCGTTGCAAGAGCGGTCCCATATGCAACGGGCAGGGTCCAGGCGGTACACTCCGCCAGGAACTGGAGAACATCGCTTACCGGCACCAACACCGACTATCAGCAGGTCAGGGATTCCTTTCCAGCCTCTGGAAGGTTCTTTACCCAGAACGAGATTGCCAGCAGGGCCAAGGTTGCCGTGATAGGCAAAACCGTGGCGTCAGAACTTTTCCCGCAGGAAGACCCTGTGGGCAAATACATTAGGATCAACCGCATCAATTTTGAAGTGATAGGCATCCTTCCGGAAAAAGGGGTTGCAGGGTTTAGGAATTCTGACGACCAGATAGTTGTCCCGGTCACCACTGCCATGTATAGAGTTTTAGGAGTCGATTACATAAATTACTTTGATGTCCAGGTAAGTGACGCGGAACTTATTCCCGAAGCCCAGGAAGAGATCACGGCCCTTATAGTTAAGAACCACCGCCTTCAGGAAAGCCAGTCCGATCAGATAGAGGTGCGCAATATGGCGGACATCCAAAAAGCAGCCAGCGAAATGATACGCACTTTTGCGCTGCTTTTGGGAGCAATAGCCGCGGTAAGCCTTCTGGTTGGCGGCATAGGGATAATGAACATCATGCTGGTCATGGTCATGGAACGCACAAGAGAGATAGGGCTCAGAAAGGCGCTCGGAGCTCAGAACACCGACATAATGCTTCAATTTCTTGTGGAAGGCATACTCATCTGCCTTATAGGAGGACTGCTTGGGATAGCCTTCGGAGCCGGCATCTCGTGGCTTGTTGCCTATTTTCTGGGCTGGACTATATTTATTTCGATGGACTCCGTTCTGCTTGCCTTTGTCTTCTCGGTGCTAACAGGACTCATCTTCAGCCTGTGGCCGGCCTGGAGGGCTTCAAACCTCCTGCCCGTCATAGCTCTAAGGTACGAATAG
- a CDS encoding nitroreductase family protein, with translation MNEVLDNIMSRRSVREYSDKPIPKEILQKIIEAGNMAPTGSNVQPWRFVVVEGQAERKKLAELNLTVYKEWIKNAPTVLQEMRKERDAMMADPIYYGAPVYVFVVGTPGMTAPNDCPMVCENIMLAARSFGIGSCWVFFGQLALGDPYMQGLLELKEGEKVFGPVILGYPKDGFPPSPEKKKQVVKTV, from the coding sequence ATGAATGAAGTGCTAGACAACATCATGTCCCGCAGGTCTGTCCGAGAGTATTCCGACAAGCCTATTCCCAAAGAAATTCTCCAAAAAATAATCGAAGCCGGTAATATGGCGCCAACTGGCAGCAATGTCCAGCCGTGGAGATTTGTGGTTGTGGAGGGACAGGCCGAAAGGAAAAAACTTGCGGAGCTGAATCTGACCGTCTACAAAGAATGGATAAAAAATGCCCCAACGGTTCTTCAGGAAATGAGAAAAGAAAGGGATGCCATGATGGCGGACCCCATATATTACGGGGCGCCGGTCTATGTTTTTGTTGTGGGTACTCCCGGGATGACCGCTCCAAACGACTGTCCGATGGTCTGTGAAAACATAATGCTGGCGGCAAGGTCTTTCGGGATAGGCAGCTGCTGGGTGTTCTTTGGCCAGCTGGCGCTTGGTGATCCTTATATGCAGGGCCTTCTCGAACTTAAGGAGGGAGAAAAAGTCTTTGGGCCGGTAATTCTTGGTTATCCAAAAGACGGATTTCCTCCGTCGCCTGAAAAGAAAAAGCAGGTTGTCAAAACAGTCTGA
- a CDS encoding HlyD family efflux transporter periplasmic adaptor subunit, which produces MKLFRVMFVLFILTFACACSNDKKEEQKTATVFKGTIRASIPSTGIVTPRNRLEIKPPVAGRIETILVKEGQTVSKGQVLARMSSNERAALLDAAAAKGQEEVSKWEDVYKATPVICPINGFIIQRPVESGQSVNVSDPILVMADKLIVKAQVDETDIGRIIKGQQVSIILDSYPEEIVPGAVEHIAYESKTINNVNIYEVDVLPSHVPSFFRAGMSASVNFMIKSRQNALLLPSEAIKTRGKNSYAFIKNKTDNELKSIQIQTGIESSGSVEVVSGLSEGDTVIIPDAKTAQQLMAPSGRRPGAVNPFSKQN; this is translated from the coding sequence CTCCAACGATAAAAAGGAAGAGCAAAAGACCGCAACCGTTTTCAAAGGAACTATCAGGGCCTCCATTCCTTCCACGGGAATAGTCACTCCAAGGAACAGGCTTGAGATCAAACCTCCAGTTGCAGGAAGAATAGAGACGATCCTCGTAAAAGAGGGGCAAACAGTAAGCAAAGGACAGGTCCTGGCCAGGATGAGCTCCAACGAACGCGCGGCTCTTCTGGATGCGGCAGCAGCAAAGGGTCAGGAAGAGGTTTCAAAATGGGAGGATGTCTACAAGGCCACGCCGGTCATCTGCCCTATCAACGGCTTTATTATACAAAGGCCGGTTGAATCAGGCCAGTCGGTCAATGTCAGCGACCCTATACTTGTAATGGCCGATAAGCTTATCGTAAAAGCACAGGTGGATGAAACGGACATAGGCAGGATCATAAAGGGCCAGCAGGTCAGTATAATCCTTGACTCCTACCCGGAAGAAATAGTTCCCGGAGCCGTAGAACATATAGCCTACGAATCAAAGACCATCAACAATGTGAATATCTACGAGGTTGATGTGCTGCCAAGCCATGTCCCCTCTTTCTTTAGGGCCGGGATGAGCGCCTCGGTCAATTTTATGATAAAAAGCAGACAGAACGCTCTACTCCTTCCATCGGAAGCCATAAAGACCAGGGGGAAAAATTCCTACGCTTTTATCAAGAACAAAACGGATAACGAACTGAAAAGCATACAGATACAAACGGGCATAGAAAGCTCCGGAAGCGTTGAGGTGGTTTCGGGACTGTCTGAAGGCGATACCGTCATCATACCGGACGCAAAAACAGCACAGCAGCTGATGGCCCCCTCTGGACGCAGGCCCGGGGCTGTAAACCCGTTCAGCAAGCAGAATTAA